A window from Lachnoanaerobaculum umeaense encodes these proteins:
- a CDS encoding amino acid ABC transporter ATP-binding protein, translated as MPPVLEIKDVIKRYDGKNAVLDGVSLELNKGEVIVLIGPSGCGKSTLLRCINGLEEIQGGSISLDGEVIDYSKKDLTKLRQKIGMVFQSYELFPHMTILENIILAPTKVVGVDKKSAKKEARELLERVGLAHKADAYPRELSGGQKQRVAIVRALAMHPEILLFDEVTAALDPEMVREVLDVMLDLAKHGSTMIIVTHEMQFADAVADRVYFLDKGNIVETGRPKSFFTSPKTERARQFLNIFEFESIKDDNEEYNI; from the coding sequence ATGCCACCAGTATTAGAAATAAAAGATGTTATAAAAAGGTATGACGGTAAGAATGCGGTACTTGACGGTGTTAGCCTTGAACTGAACAAGGGAGAGGTAATAGTACTGATAGGTCCAAGCGGTTGTGGTAAGTCTACATTACTTAGATGTATAAATGGTCTGGAAGAAATACAGGGTGGAAGTATAAGCCTTGATGGAGAGGTTATTGACTATAGTAAAAAGGATTTGACAAAGCTTAGGCAAAAAATAGGTATGGTTTTTCAAAGCTATGAGCTTTTTCCACATATGACAATACTTGAAAATATCATTCTGGCACCTACAAAGGTAGTCGGAGTAGATAAAAAGAGTGCAAAGAAGGAAGCAAGAGAGCTACTTGAAAGAGTAGGACTTGCCCACAAAGCAGATGCCTATCCAAGAGAACTCTCAGGCGGTCAAAAGCAGAGAGTTGCAATAGTAAGGGCACTTGCAATGCACCCTGAGATATTATTATTTGATGAGGTTACGGCGGCTCTTGATCCGGAGATGGTAAGAGAAGTACTTGATGTAATGCTTGATTTGGCAAAGCATGGCTCGACTATGATAATAGTAACTCATGAGATGCAATTTGCAGATGCGGTTGCAGACAGAGTATATTTCCTTGACAAGGGAAATATAGTGGAAACAGGCAGACCGAAGAGCTTTTTCACTTCACCGAAGACTGAAAGAGCCAGACAATTTTTGAATATTTTTGAATTTGAATCCATTAAGGATGATAATGAAGAATATAATATATAG
- a CDS encoding amino acid ABC transporter permease: protein MPDLGLEVIFKGKNAIRLLGGLGIALRISLISVLISIPLGILVGILMTFKNPIIKGVLRVYLEFIRIMPQLVLLFIVFFGSTRVLGIDISDELSAIIVFSLWGIAEMGDLVRGAITSIPKHQYESSEALGLNKKQTFIYIIIPQTIKRLVPLSINLITRMIKTTSLVLMIGVVEVIKVAQQIIEANRASSPNAAFGVYMAVFMMYFIACTPISMLARYLEKRN from the coding sequence ATGCCGGATTTGGGTCTTGAAGTTATATTTAAAGGAAAGAATGCTATAAGGCTTCTTGGTGGACTTGGTATAGCACTTAGAATCAGCTTGATATCTGTGCTTATCAGTATTCCTTTGGGGATTTTAGTCGGTATTTTGATGACTTTCAAAAATCCGATAATAAAAGGTGTACTTAGAGTATATCTTGAATTTATAAGAATAATGCCACAGCTTGTACTTTTATTTATAGTATTTTTCGGAAGTACAAGAGTACTGGGAATAGATATTTCCGATGAGCTTTCAGCCATTATAGTATTCAGTCTTTGGGGAATTGCAGAGATGGGAGATTTGGTAAGAGGTGCTATTACAAGTATTCCAAAGCACCAGTATGAGAGCAGTGAGGCACTGGGTCTTAATAAGAAACAGACCTTTATTTATATCATTATACCTCAGACAATAAAACGGCTTGTTCCGCTTTCAATAAATCTGATTACAAGAATGATAAAGACTACATCACTTGTACTTATGATAGGAGTGGTTGAGGTGATAAAGGTGGCACAGCAGATAATAGAAGCGAACAGGGCTTCAAGTCCAAATGCAGCCTTTGGAGTATATATGGCAGTATTTATGATGTATTTTATTGCTTGTACTCCAATAAGTATGCTGGCAAGATACCTTGAAAAAAGAAATTAG
- a CDS encoding transporter substrate-binding domain-containing protein produces MKKGKLIGLVGVLVAGALALSACGSSSKSAAKNKFRTLDEIKSTGTINIGVFSDKHPFGYVDENGEYQGYDIYFGNRLAKDLGVKINYVSTEAANRVEYLETGKVDIILANFTVTPERAEAVDFALPYMNVGLGVVSSDKDPVITLEDWVAGDEMIVISGTTAETYMIKNYPDIKLQKYDTYANAKNALLNGSGKAWVNDNTEVIAFAKSNPGYTVGIDNLGANDTIAPAVTKGNTTLLDWINTEIEELGKENFFHKDYEETLTDTYGSEYADTLVIEGGKTE; encoded by the coding sequence ATGAAAAAAGGTAAATTAATAGGATTAGTAGGTGTTTTGGTTGCAGGAGCTTTGGCACTCAGTGCATGTGGTTCATCTTCAAAGAGTGCAGCTAAGAATAAATTTAGAACTTTAGATGAAATCAAAAGTACAGGAACTATAAATATAGGTGTTTTTTCTGATAAACATCCTTTTGGATATGTTGATGAGAATGGTGAATATCAAGGATATGATATTTACTTTGGAAACAGGCTTGCCAAGGACCTTGGTGTTAAAATAAATTATGTAAGTACTGAGGCTGCAAATAGAGTGGAATATCTTGAGACGGGAAAGGTGGATATTATACTTGCAAACTTTACTGTTACACCTGAAAGAGCGGAGGCGGTAGATTTTGCACTTCCATATATGAATGTAGGACTTGGAGTTGTTTCATCTGATAAAGATCCTGTAATAACCTTGGAGGATTGGGTGGCTGGAGATGAGATGATAGTTATTTCAGGAACAACAGCTGAGACTTATATGATTAAGAATTATCCTGATATCAAGCTTCAAAAGTATGACACATATGCAAATGCAAAGAACGCACTTTTAAACGGTTCAGGTAAGGCATGGGTCAATGACAACACAGAAGTTATTGCATTTGCAAAGAGCAATCCGGGATATACAGTAGGTATTGATAATCTTGGTGCAAATGATACTATAGCACCGGCTGTAACAAAGGGAAATACTACATTACTTGATTGGATTAATACAGAGATTGAAGAACTTGGAAAAGAGAACTTCTTTCATAAGGATTATGAAGAGACACTTACAGATACTTATGGCAGTGAATATGCAGATACTCTTGTAATAGAGGGTGGAAAAACAGAATAA
- a CDS encoding CAP domain-containing protein has translation MKKRLLFGTALTLGTLLMSIPTFAAGGNWKNEGTGWRYQFTDGSYARLSWLHENDKWYYMDSSGYMYKGWLKDGEDWYYLDPESGDMKEDWTNIGDNWYYFSPILGGRLVTNGYVSGGYYVDAGGAYQPDGKQPKENATGVSTKAFEDKVIELVNIERAKYGIPKLSTDSMFRDSANLRAKEIATSFSHTRPDGSSYLYALPPGLGYWGENIAMGQTSPEKVMEAWMNSEVHRANILSKDFITIGVGYFIKDGVIYWVQDFGTRM, from the coding sequence ATGAAAAAGAGATTGCTATTTGGTACAGCTTTGACATTGGGCACATTGTTGATGTCAATACCGACATTCGCAGCCGGGGGTAATTGGAAAAATGAAGGTACAGGTTGGAGGTATCAGTTCACCGATGGTTCTTATGCACGATTATCATGGTTACATGAAAATGATAAGTGGTATTATATGGATTCTTCAGGCTATATGTATAAAGGTTGGTTAAAGGATGGAGAGGATTGGTACTATTTGGATCCTGAAAGTGGAGATATGAAGGAGGATTGGACAAATATCGGTGATAATTGGTATTATTTTAGTCCGATACTTGGCGGAAGATTGGTTACAAATGGCTATGTATCAGGTGGTTATTATGTTGATGCAGGCGGAGCGTATCAGCCAGATGGCAAACAGCCAAAGGAAAATGCCACCGGCGTATCTACAAAGGCATTTGAGGATAAAGTTATTGAGCTTGTGAATATCGAGAGAGCAAAATACGGAATTCCAAAGCTAAGTACAGACAGCATGTTTAGAGATAGTGCAAATCTGAGAGCCAAAGAGATTGCTACATCTTTTTCACATACCAGGCCGGATGGTTCAAGTTATTTGTATGCTTTACCACCAGGACTTGGATATTGGGGAGAGAATATAGCTATGGGACAGACAAGCCCGGAAAAGGTAATGGAGGCTTGGATGAACTCCGAAGTACATAGAGCAAATATATTGAGTAAAGACTTTATTACAATAGGTGTAGGATACTTCATAAAGGACGGAGTTATTTATTGGGTTCAGGATTTTGGTACAAGGATGTAA
- a CDS encoding Rpn family recombination-promoting nuclease/putative transposase, whose amino-acid sequence MQDKDITQKVLEKYNDVFADILNVLLFDGRNVVEESTLTDALPMSMLKIDGRVRSQERDIAKYWRKSKINVALFGLENQTVANKLMPLRVFGYDGTEYVKQSRKENSGKSKYPVITLVLYLGYEKRWNYPKTLFEVLDIDEDIKPYVNDFKINLFEIAYMDREKIDLFKSDFRILADYLYQMRINRDYIADETDIAHVEELLTLMSAMTGDNRFEETINDLKGKENINMCEVLDRVEARGIEKGIEKGIEKGIEQGRIEGRLEGRQEGTINTLISLVNDGILSVYEAASRADVSVEDFEKYIKKN is encoded by the coding sequence ATGCAAGATAAGGATATAACTCAGAAAGTGCTTGAAAAGTATAATGATGTATTTGCGGATATTTTAAATGTACTTTTATTTGATGGAAGAAATGTAGTAGAAGAATCTACGCTTACAGATGCATTGCCAATGAGTATGTTAAAGATAGACGGAAGAGTCAGATCTCAGGAAAGGGATATAGCAAAGTACTGGCGTAAAAGCAAAATCAATGTAGCATTGTTCGGACTTGAAAATCAGACAGTAGCAAATAAACTGATGCCACTTAGAGTCTTTGGATATGACGGCACAGAGTATGTAAAGCAAAGCAGGAAAGAAAATAGTGGCAAATCAAAGTATCCTGTGATTACATTGGTGCTGTATCTGGGATATGAAAAGAGATGGAACTATCCCAAAACACTTTTCGAAGTTTTGGATATAGATGAAGATATCAAGCCATATGTGAATGACTTTAAGATAAACTTATTTGAAATAGCATATATGGACAGAGAAAAGATAGACTTATTTAAAAGTGATTTTAGGATATTGGCTGATTACCTCTATCAGATGAGGATAAATAGAGATTACATAGCTGATGAAACCGATATTGCGCATGTGGAAGAACTTTTAACACTAATGTCGGCAATGACAGGAGATAATAGATTTGAAGAAACTATAAACGATTTGAAGGGAAAGGAGAACATCAATATGTGTGAAGTATTGGATAGGGTAGAGGCTAGAGGAATAGAAAAGGGTATAGAGAAAGGAATAGAAAAAGGAATAGAACAGGGAAGAATAGAAGGCAGACTTGAAGGAAGGCAGGAAGGCACTATAAACACGCTTATATCTTTGGTAAATGATGGAATATTAAGTGTTTATGAAGCTGCGTCTAGAGCAGATGTGAGTGTTGAAGATTTTGAAAAGTATATAAAGAAAAATTGA
- a CDS encoding DUF421 domain-containing protein — protein MNIYLLVGIKFILGIMVMILQIHILGKYEFSINTPLNQIQNYVLGGIIGGVIYNTSISILTFLIFILVWSLVVIIVKLLVNITFIKSLVVGKPVILIKNGKVNVENCAKVGISADQLMLHIRMEGLFSTKEVKSAIMETNGKLTIIDMQSATPKFPIISNGKINQDILEVIGHDEKWLISSVNSQGIEHIQDIFLGEYVNGELNLTTYPKS, from the coding sequence ATGAACATATATTTATTAGTCGGTATCAAATTTATTTTAGGTATTATGGTAATGATTTTACAAATACATATACTTGGAAAATATGAGTTCTCTATCAACACTCCACTGAATCAGATTCAAAACTATGTACTCGGTGGCATCATAGGTGGCGTAATTTACAATACATCTATTTCTATACTGACATTTCTGATATTTATACTGGTTTGGTCTTTGGTAGTAATTATTGTAAAGCTGCTGGTTAATATCACTTTTATAAAATCATTGGTGGTAGGAAAACCTGTTATACTTATAAAGAATGGCAAAGTCAATGTAGAAAATTGTGCCAAGGTAGGTATTTCAGCAGATCAACTTATGCTACATATACGTATGGAAGGACTTTTTTCTACAAAAGAAGTCAAATCCGCTATTATGGAAACAAATGGCAAACTTACTATTATAGATATGCAATCCGCCACTCCAAAGTTTCCTATTATTTCAAATGGTAAGATAAATCAGGATATATTGGAAGTTATCGGACATGATGAAAAATGGTTGATTTCATCAGTAAACAGTCAGGGTATAGAACATATACAGGATATCTTTTTGGGTGAGTATGTCAATGGTGAGTTGAATTTAACAACCTATCCAAAGTCCTAA
- a CDS encoding Rpn family recombination-promoting nuclease/putative transposase — MQGKDITQKVLEKYNDVFADILNVLLFDGRDVVEESTLTDALPMSMLKIDGRVRSQERDIAKYWRKSKINVALFGLENQTVANKLMPLRVFGYDGAEYVKQSRKENSDKAKYPVITLVLYLGYEKRWNYPKTLFEVLDIDENIKPYVNDFKINLFEIAYLDREKIDLFKSDFRILADYLYQMRINRDYIADSTAIEHVEELLTLMSAMTGDNRFEETINDLKGKENINMCEVLDRVEARGIEKGIEKGIEQGIKRGTINTLISLVKDGILSIDEASVRAGVSVEDFKKYIKKN, encoded by the coding sequence ATGCAAGGTAAGGATATAACTCAAAAAGTGCTTGAAAAGTATAATGATGTATTTGCTGATATCTTAAATGTACTTTTATTTGATGGTAGAGATGTAGTAGAAGAATCTACGCTTACAGATGCATTGCCAATGAGTATGTTAAAGATAGATGGAAGAGTCAGATCTCAGGAAAGGGATATAGCAAAGTACTGGCGTAAAAGTAAAATCAATGTAGCATTGTTCGGACTTGAAAATCAGACAGTAGCAAATAAACTGATGCCACTTAGAGTATTTGGATATGACGGTGCAGAGTATGTAAAGCAAAGCAGGAAAGAAAACAGTGATAAGGCAAAGTATCCTGTAATTACATTGGTGCTGTATCTGGGATATGAAAAGAGATGGAACTATCCCAAAACGCTTTTCGAGGTTCTGGATATAGATGAAAATATCAAGCCATATGTAAATGATTTTAAGATAAACTTATTTGAAATAGCATATCTGGATAGAGAAAAGATAGACTTATTTAAAAGTGATTTTAGGATACTGGCTGACTATCTCTATCAGATGAGGATAAATAGAGATTATATAGCTGACAGTACGGCTATTGAGCATGTGGAAGAACTTTTAACATTAATGTCGGCAATGACAGGAGATAATAGATTTGAAGAAACTATAAACGATTTGAAGGGAAAGGAGAACATCAATATGTGTGAAGTATTGGATAGAGTAGAGGCTAGAGGAATAGAAAAGGGAATAGAAAAAGGAATTGAACAGGGTATTAAAAGAGGAACTATAAATACCCTTATATCGCTTGTAAAGGACGGAATACTAAGTATTGATGAAGCATCAGTAAGAGCTGGAGTGAGTGTTGAAGATTTTAAAAAGTATATAAAGAAAAATTGA
- a CDS encoding Rpn family recombination-promoting nuclease/putative transposase, translated as MQDKDITQKVLEKYNDVFADILNVLLFDGRDVVEESTLTDALPMSMLKIDGRVRSQERDIAKYWRKSKINVALFGLENQTIPNKLMPLRVFGYDGAEYVKQSRKENSGKSKYPVITLVLYLGYEKRWNYPKTLFEVLDIDENIKPYLNDFKINLFEIAYLDREKIDLFKSDFRILADYLYQMRINRDYIADETTIEHVEELLTLMSAMTGDNRFEETINDLKGKENINMCEVLDRVEARGIEKGIEQGIKRGTINTLISLVKDGILSIDEASERAGVSVEDFKKYIK; from the coding sequence ATGCAAGATAAGGATATAACTCAAAAAGTGCTTGAAAAGTATAATGATGTATTTGCTGATATCTTAAATGTACTTTTATTTGATGGTAGAGATGTAGTAGAAGAATCTACGCTTACAGATGCATTGCCAATGAGTATGTTAAAGATAGACGGAAGAGTCAGATCTCAGGAAAGGGATATAGCAAAGTATTGGCGTAAAAGTAAAATCAATGTAGCATTGTTCGGACTTGAAAATCAGACAATACCAAATAAACTGATGCCACTTAGAGTATTTGGATATGATGGTGCGGAGTATGTAAAGCAAAGCAGGAAAGAAAATAGTGGCAAATCAAAGTATCCTGTGATTACATTGGTGCTGTATCTGGGATATGAAAAGAGATGGAACTATCCCAAAACGCTTTTCGAGGTTCTGGATATAGATGAAAATATCAAGCCATATTTAAATGACTTTAAGATAAACTTATTTGAGATAGCATATCTGGATAGAGAAAAGATAGACTTATTTAAAAGTGATTTTAGGATACTGGCTGACTATCTCTATCAGATGAGGATAAACAGAGATTATATAGCTGATGAAACTACTATTGAGCATGTGGAAGAACTTTTAACACTAATGTCGGCAATGACAGGAGATAATAGATTTGAAGAAACTATAAACGATTTGAAGGGAAAGGAGAACATCAATATGTGTGAAGTATTGGATAGAGTAGAGGCTAGAGGAATAGAAAAGGGAATTGAACAGGGTATTAAAAGAGGAACTATAAATACCCTTATATCGCTTGTAAAGGACGGAATACTAAGTATTGATGAAGCATCAGAAAGAGCTGGAGTGAGTGTTGAAGATTTTAAAAAGTATATAAAGTGA
- a CDS encoding InlB B-repeat-containing protein, translated as MEENGVVTRPADPVRDGYNFEGWYTEAECINAYDFNSPITGDITLFAKWVKKDTEGSGSGSEGGSGSGTGSGSGTGGGSGSGSGSGTGSGSGSGSGSDTGSGSGTGSGSGSGSGSGTGSGSGSGSGSGSGSGSGTGSGSGTGSGSGSGSGIGTGSGSGSGSGSGSGSGSGSCSGSGSGTGSGSGTGSGSGTGSGTGSGSGTGSGSGSGRSGGGSRSGGGSSSGGGSKGSGVTKQTQKKGEWQQDATGWWYKYANGTYPKATWDNIDGAWYAFNEAGYMRTGWISSGDKWYYLDPAQGAMKTGWYPDGNIWYYLDPASGEMLLGWQNIGGKYYYFNTGSSRPQGAMYANEKTPDGYSVNANGEWIQ; from the coding sequence GTGGAAGAAAATGGAGTAGTAACAAGACCGGCAGATCCTGTACGAGATGGATACAACTTTGAAGGCTGGTATACAGAAGCTGAATGTATCAATGCTTATGACTTTAACTCACCTATAACAGGAGATATCACACTTTTTGCAAAGTGGGTAAAGAAGGATACTGAGGGAAGCGGTTCAGGAAGCGAAGGTGGAAGTGGAAGTGGCACAGGAAGCGGAAGCGGCACAGGAGGCGGAAGCGGTTCAGGAAGCGGAAGCGGCACAGGAAGCGGAAGCGGTTCAGGAAGTGGAAGCGACACAGGAAGCGGAAGTGGCACAGGAAGCGGAAGCGGTTCAGGAAGTGGAAGCGGCACAGGAAGTGGAAGTGGTTCAGGAAGCGGAAGCGGTTCAGGAAGTGGAAGCGGCACAGGAAGCGGAAGCGGCACAGGAAGTGGAAGCGGTTCAGGAAGCGGAATCGGCACAGGAAGCGGAAGTGGTTCAGGAAGCGGAAGCGGAAGCGGCTCAGGAAGCGGAAGCTGTTCAGGAAGTGGAAGCGGCACAGGAAGCGGAAGCGGCACAGGAAGCGGAAGCGGCACAGGAAGCGGCACAGGAAGCGGAAGCGGCACAGGAAGCGGAAGTGGTTCAGGAAGATCAGGTGGAGGCTCAAGAAGTGGTGGAGGTAGTTCATCAGGTGGAGGTTCAAAAGGTTCGGGAGTCACAAAGCAAACCCAAAAGAAGGGTGAATGGCAACAGGATGCTACCGGATGGTGGTATAAATATGCTAATGGTACATATCCGAAGGCAACTTGGGATAATATAGATGGAGCTTGGTATGCATTCAATGAAGCCGGCTATATGAGAACCGGATGGATATCATCAGGAGATAAGTGGTATTATCTGGATCCTGCACAGGGAGCAATGAAGACAGGCTGGTATCCGGATGGGAATATTTGGTATTATCTAGATCCTGCTTCAGGTGAGATGCTGCTTGGATGGCAGAATATCGGTGGAAAGTATTACTACTTCAATACCGGCAGTTCACGCCCACAGGGTGCAATGTATGCCAATGAAAAGACACCTGACGGCTATAGCGTAAACGCAAATGGTGAATGGATACAGTAA
- a CDS encoding amino acid ABC transporter permease codes for MDFEFIKQVIPLYVDAAILTLKIGILGIILAIAVGLLCTIILHKKIPVIRHIVSLYIELSRNTPLLIQLFFIYYGLPKFGIKIDAFVCGVLGLAFLGGSYMCEAFRSGIETIDKIQEESALSLGLSHNQTLFYILIPQAVAISTPAFVANVIFLLKETSVFSAISLMDLMFTAKDLIGLYYKTVESLVLLIFFYLIILLPVSILGSYVERRVRYAGFGS; via the coding sequence ATGGATTTTGAATTTATAAAACAGGTAATTCCTTTATACGTAGATGCGGCCATATTGACGCTTAAGATAGGCATACTTGGAATCATACTTGCCATAGCTGTAGGTCTATTATGTACAATTATTTTACATAAGAAAATACCGGTAATAAGGCATATTGTAAGTTTGTATATCGAACTTAGCAGAAACACCCCATTACTCATACAGTTATTTTTTATATACTACGGTTTACCAAAGTTTGGAATAAAGATAGATGCCTTTGTATGTGGAGTATTGGGACTGGCTTTTCTTGGAGGCAGTTATATGTGTGAGGCTTTCAGAAGTGGAATAGAAACTATAGATAAAATACAGGAAGAGAGTGCACTAAGTCTTGGACTTAGCCACAATCAGACACTTTTTTATATTTTAATTCCACAGGCTGTTGCAATAAGTACACCTGCATTCGTAGCCAATGTAATATTTCTTTTGAAGGAGACATCGGTGTTTTCGGCTATCAGTTTAATGGACTTGATGTTTACTGCAAAAGATCTGATAGGATTATATTATAAAACGGTGGAGAGTTTAGTACTTTTGATATTTTTCTATTTGATCATATTATTGCCGGTGTCCATACTCGGTTCCTACGTAGAAAGGAGGGTACGATATGCCGGATTTGGGTCTTGA